GACGTTCGTTCCCCCAACACACCTCCGGCCCAAGACCAGGAGTCGACCATCCCCCCACCTCACAAGGCGGATCCGGGACCCGCGCTGCGCTACCCGGCGGGTTCGCTGGTGCTGGTCGCCGGCCTGCCCGGCTCCGGTAAGAGCACCCTGCTCAACCGCCTGTACGGGCTGCGCGGCGACGAGACGGCCCCGGTGCGCGCCGGGAACGTCCGAGTGATCGACTCGCGCCAGTCGCGCAACTGGTGGGCGCGGTTCCTCGGGCCGCTGCCCGTCCGGCTGCGGACCCCGATCGTCCAGAGCACCCACGTGTGGCGCATCGGCCGCGCGATCGTCGCCGGGCACGGCGTCGTCGCCCACACGCGCGGCACCTGGCCGCACATCCTGCACGGCTTCGCCTGGCTGGCGCGCCGCCGCGGGGGGCGGCTGCACCTGATCCTCATCGACGTCGCGCCGGAGACCGCCCGCGCCGGCCAGTACGCGCGCGGCCGCGTCGTCGCCGCCGCCCTGTGGGCCCGCCACTGCCGCCGCTGGCGCCCCCTGATCGCCCGGGCGCGCAGCGGCGCCCCCCTGCCGCCCGCCGCCGGCGTCACCGTCCTGGACCGTGACGCCGCCGACAGGTTGCAGGCCATCCACTTCAGCTGAGCTCGCCGAACCAGCGGACGATCTGGGCGGTGCCCGCGAGATTGGACCCGAGGTGGCGGGATCCGCCGTAGAGGCGGTCGCCCACCTCGACGACGGGCACGGTGGCGCCGCGGTCCCGGAACCCCGCGGCGCAGTGGTCGGTGTTGGCCGTGACGGCCTGCTCGTCCCCGGCCATCTTGTAGAGGCGGACCGGGACGCGCGGCGTCCAGGCCGTGCAGACCTCCGCGTCCACGCGCAGGGCCTCGGCGAACGTGCCCGACGGGTGGCGCAGCACCTCGAAGCCGCGCGGGGTGAGCAGGTCGTCCAGCGTGTCCGGGAGGCCGTCGAGCATGACGGGCCCGGGCGTCGTCCCGTCGAAGTACTTCTCGACGTGGTCGGCGTAGGGCTTGCGGAACAGCTCCGAGGGGTTCTGGTAGATGCCCCCGTGAGTGCGGTTCCAGGAGGTGAGCAGGTACGTCGTGTAGGCGACCGCCATCTTGGAGGCGACGTCCCCGTTCAGCAGGGCGGGCAGTTCCGCGCCCCGGAAGTCGTAGGCCCCGCTGATCGGCGCCACCGCGCGCAGGCGGAAGTGCGGGTCGGCGCCGCCCTGCAGAGTCCGGGCGAGGCCGAGGGCGGACGAGGCGCCCTGGGAGAAGCCGGTGACGAAGACCCGGCCGTCCAGGACGCGTCCCGCGCGCGGCGCGAAGTGGCGAGCGGCTCGGAGCATGTCGAGGGACGCGCTCGTCTCGGACGGCACGTCCTTCCACGGATGGACTCCGGGGCCCAGGCCCAGACCGAGGTAGTCGGGCGCGACCGCCGCGAACCCGGCCGCGGCGTAGGTGACGGCGGCGCCGGGGCCCCAGACGTCGTCCGACGTCGAGGGAGCATCCGGCTTGTAGCTCGTGGTGCCGTGCGTGTAGGAGACGGTGGCGAGGCGGCGGTCCCGGCTGCGCGGCAGCACGACCAGACCGCTGGCGGTCGTCGCGCGGCCCCGCGCGTCGACCGTCCGGTAGACGAGCCGGTAGGTGTCCACGCCGTGGCGGACGGACGCGGTGTCGAAGCCCTCGGACGCGAGCCAGGTGCGGACCTGGTCGGCGGACATGGTGGTGAGGTGGGTGGCGGAGACCAGGTGCCCGCGTGCGGCGCCCAGCTGGGCCACGGCCCCCGCCCGGTGCTCGGCGGCCGGGCGCCCGGACGCCCCGGCGGACGCGGCGGTGGCGCAGGCGGCCGTGATCGCGGCGGCGGCGAGCACGCCGGTGGCGAGGCGGGTGATGGTGCTTGTCATGCGAATGAGCCTCGCGCCGGGCCGCCCGGGCCCGCATCACGCCCGCAGGTGATCTCGCGTCCGGTACCTGAGAGGGTCCCCCGGCCGGAGGGGACGGGGAAGGCGGGCGGGGCGTGGGTAGGGTCGGGGGAGGCCGAGACGACGAAAGGCGGCAGCATGGCGCAGCAGGTACGCGGGGTCGTCGCACCGGGCAAGGGGCAGCCGGTGCGGATCGAGACGATCGTCGTTCCGGACCCCGGGCCCGGCGAGGCGGTCGTCGACGTCCAGGCGTGCGGGGTCTGCCACACCGACCTGCACTACCGCGAGGGCGGGATCAACGACGAGTTCCCGTTCCTGCTCGGGCACGAGGCCGCCGGGATCGTCGAGTCGGTCGGCGAGGGCGTGACCGAGGTGGCGCCCGGCGACTTCGTGGTCCTGAACTGGCGCGCGGTGTGCGGGCAGTGCCGCGCCTGCTCGCGCGGACGCCCCTGGTACTGCTTCGACACCCACAACGCCGCCCAGAAGATGACCCTCGAGGACGGGACGGAGCTGTCGCCCGCGCTCGGCATCGGCGCGTTCGCCGACAAGACCCTCGTCGCGGCCGGGCAGTGCACCAGGGTCGACCCCGCGGCGCGGCCCGAGGTCGCCGGGCTGCTCGGGTGCGGGGTGATGGCGGGGCTCGGCGCGGCGATCAACACCGGCGGGGTCGGGCGCGGCGACTCGGTCGCGGTCATCGGCTGCGGCGGCGTCGGCGCGGCGGCCGTGCTCGGCGCCCGGCTGGCCGGGGCAGCCCGGATCATCGCCGTCGACCTGGACGAGCGCAAGCTCGCCACCGCCTCCTCCCTCGGGGCCACGCACACCGTGAACGGCGCGGAGAAGGACGTCGTCGCGACGGTGCGGGAGCTGACCGGCGGGTTCGGCGCGGACGTCGTCATCGACGCGGTCGGCCGTCCCGAGACCTACGAGCAGGCCTTCTACGCCCGCGACCTCGCCGGGACGGTGGTGCTGGTCGGGGTGCCGACCCCGGAGATGAGGCTGGAGCTGCCGCTGCTGGACGTGTTCGGGCGCGGAGGGTCGCTCAAGTCGTCCTGGTACGGCGACTGCCTGCCGTCCCGCGACTTCCCCATGCTCATCGACCTCTACCTCCAGGGGCGCTTGGACCTGGACGCGTTCGTCTCCGAGACGATCCAGCTGGACGGCGTCGAGGCCGCGTTCGAGAAGATGCACCGCGGCGACGTGCTGCGCTCGGTGGTGGTGCTCTGATGGCCCGCGGATCCGCGGAACCGCGCGTCGGCCACCTCGTCACGTCCGGGACGTTCTCGCTGGACGGAGGGACCTGGGACGTCGACAACAACGTCTGGATCGTCG
The sequence above is a segment of the Actinomadura coerulea genome. Coding sequences within it:
- a CDS encoding GTPase domain-containing protein codes for the protein MLVAGLPGSGKSTLLNRLYGLRGDETAPVRAGNVRVIDSRQSRNWWARFLGPLPVRLRTPIVQSTHVWRIGRAIVAGHGVVAHTRGTWPHILHGFAWLARRRGGRLHLILIDVAPETARAGQYARGRVVAAALWARHCRRWRPLIARARSGAPLPPAAGVTVLDRDAADRLQAIHFS
- a CDS encoding S-(hydroxymethyl)mycothiol dehydrogenase encodes the protein MAQQVRGVVAPGKGQPVRIETIVVPDPGPGEAVVDVQACGVCHTDLHYREGGINDEFPFLLGHEAAGIVESVGEGVTEVAPGDFVVLNWRAVCGQCRACSRGRPWYCFDTHNAAQKMTLEDGTELSPALGIGAFADKTLVAAGQCTRVDPAARPEVAGLLGCGVMAGLGAAINTGGVGRGDSVAVIGCGGVGAAAVLGARLAGAARIIAVDLDERKLATASSLGATHTVNGAEKDVVATVRELTGGFGADVVIDAVGRPETYEQAFYARDLAGTVVLVGVPTPEMRLELPLLDVFGRGGSLKSSWYGDCLPSRDFPMLIDLYLQGRLDLDAFVSETIQLDGVEAAFEKMHRGDVLRSVVVL